One genomic region from Leifsonia poae encodes:
- a CDS encoding DUF3566 domain-containing protein: protein MAARKDKQVTMRLVYIDFWSSLKLSFLVAIVVAALTMLISFLGWTVLDKTGLVDTVSTLLTDIAGSKGSALVSGLTFSSVMTFALVIALLQLIVVTALGAIFAALFNLASRVTGGAKVRFGNK from the coding sequence GTGGCGGCACGCAAAGACAAACAGGTGACGATGCGGCTCGTCTACATCGACTTCTGGTCGAGCCTCAAACTGTCGTTCCTGGTGGCGATCGTCGTCGCGGCGCTGACGATGCTGATCTCGTTCCTCGGCTGGACCGTTCTGGACAAGACAGGTCTCGTCGACACGGTATCGACGCTGCTCACCGATATCGCCGGGTCCAAAGGGTCTGCCCTGGTGTCGGGCCTCACCTTCTCGAGCGTGATGACCTTCGCGCTGGTGATCGCGCTGCTGCAGCTCATCGTCGTGACCGCGCTCGGCGCCATCTTCGCCGCTCTCTTCAACCTCGCCTCCCGGGTCACCGGCGGCGCGAAGGTGCGGTTCGGCAACAAGTGA
- a CDS encoding TetR/AcrR family transcriptional regulator C-terminal domain-containing protein produces MQESEGSPRNVRHSRDDVAEAALRILDEYGLPDLTMRRLAAALEVQPSALYWHFPNKQTLLAEIADRIVERDHPRSGDVDWVERTRSEAAALRDALLAYRDGAEVVSSTFALGLGAAAPLDRFTVAIEAGGFDAETSARAATALLHFVLGHVSHEQQRLQYDSLGVLAEGAHPDALDEQGAQADAFEFGVTLLVGGLQRLAAVEA; encoded by the coding sequence GTGCAGGAATCGGAAGGCAGCCCCAGAAACGTTCGGCACTCGCGCGACGATGTCGCCGAGGCCGCCCTGCGCATCCTCGACGAGTACGGCCTTCCCGACCTGACGATGCGCCGCCTCGCCGCCGCCCTCGAGGTGCAGCCGAGCGCGCTCTACTGGCACTTCCCGAACAAGCAGACTCTGCTGGCCGAGATCGCGGACCGCATCGTCGAGCGCGACCACCCCCGATCCGGCGATGTCGACTGGGTGGAGCGCACCCGCTCCGAGGCGGCGGCGCTGAGAGATGCACTGCTCGCCTACCGCGATGGCGCAGAAGTCGTCTCCAGCACCTTCGCGCTCGGACTCGGCGCCGCTGCCCCGCTCGACCGGTTCACCGTAGCGATCGAGGCGGGTGGTTTCGATGCCGAGACCAGCGCTCGAGCCGCCACCGCCCTGCTGCACTTCGTGCTCGGGCACGTCTCGCACGAGCAGCAGCGATTGCAGTACGACAGCCTCGGTGTGCTCGCTGAGGGGGCGCATCCGGATGCGCTCGACGAGCAGGGCGCGCAGGCCGACGCCTTCGAGTTCGGCGTCACGCTGCTGGTCGGCGGCCTCCAGAGGCTGGCCGCCGTCGAAGCCTGA
- a CDS encoding biotin transporter BioY: MSRLRLDATDIARIAVFAAIVAVLGLPAGFSVFGSVPITAQTLGVMLAGAVLGPWRGALSMLVLLVLVALGLPLLAGGRGGIGVFVGPSAGYAIGWIFGALVIGAIVHAGGRPLTWPRTALGVVTGGILVVYAFGIPVQAAVTRLPLAETALQATVFLPGDLIKAVLATIITMTLVRAYPRAFRTGARRPPQRVEPETAAAEPSETRIP, encoded by the coding sequence ATGAGCCGACTGCGCCTCGACGCGACCGATATCGCCCGGATCGCGGTGTTCGCCGCCATCGTCGCCGTACTCGGCCTGCCCGCCGGGTTCAGCGTGTTCGGCTCGGTGCCGATCACCGCCCAGACACTCGGCGTGATGCTGGCCGGTGCCGTGCTCGGGCCCTGGCGTGGCGCGCTGTCGATGCTCGTCCTCCTCGTGCTCGTCGCCCTCGGGCTCCCCCTCCTCGCGGGCGGACGCGGCGGCATCGGCGTCTTCGTCGGACCGTCCGCGGGGTACGCCATCGGCTGGATCTTCGGCGCCCTCGTCATCGGCGCCATTGTGCACGCCGGAGGGCGCCCGCTCACCTGGCCGCGCACCGCCCTCGGTGTCGTCACCGGCGGCATCCTCGTGGTCTACGCGTTCGGGATCCCGGTGCAGGCCGCCGTCACGCGGCTGCCGCTGGCCGAGACCGCCCTGCAGGCGACCGTGTTCCTGCCCGGCGACCTGATCAAGGCGGTGCTCGCGACGATCATCACGATGACGCTCGTGCGCGCCTATCCCCGGGCGTTCCGAACCGGTGCACGCCGGCCGCCGCAGCGGGTGGAGCCGGAGACGGCCGCCGCCGAGCCCTCGGAGACGCGCATCCCGTGA
- a CDS encoding AMP-binding protein translates to MTLLTHAELTERVARASTALGSAAGPALRGRIVPVNTADPTDAIATVLALRTVGALPLATDDRWSAGQHDAVRRLAEAGAHPGQAWATLTSGSTGAPRVVLRTDESWTASHAPVAELLGLTPDDALFLPAPAASSLTLFSLAHAFAAGASLVLPRGHTVVADDLADATLVHGTPRSLRSIVDAIESGAPHRMRAALVGGAHLDAGLRSRAEGLGLRVIAYYGAAELSFVAVDVDGRGLRAFPGVLLETRGNELWVRSPFVASCYADGTGPLRRDGSGWATVGDRALLRDDRLELRGRGDDAILTAAATVVPEDVETALRAIDGVADAVVFGLPHPGIGALVAAVVEPDGTHPLPAAAVLRARAAETLLPAQLPRRWFAVDALPRTVSGKPARAEIVRRALAGEVSRHDR, encoded by the coding sequence GTGACCCTGCTGACGCACGCCGAGCTCACCGAGCGCGTGGCCCGGGCCTCGACAGCGCTCGGGTCGGCAGCGGGTCCGGCGCTCCGGGGCCGAATCGTCCCGGTGAACACTGCCGACCCGACGGACGCGATCGCGACGGTGCTCGCACTGCGAACCGTCGGCGCCCTCCCCCTGGCCACCGACGACCGTTGGAGTGCCGGCCAGCACGACGCGGTGCGCCGCCTGGCCGAGGCCGGCGCGCATCCCGGGCAGGCGTGGGCCACGCTCACCTCGGGCAGCACCGGCGCCCCGCGCGTCGTGCTCCGAACCGACGAATCGTGGACGGCCTCACATGCGCCGGTGGCCGAGTTGCTGGGGCTCACCCCCGACGACGCCCTCTTTCTGCCAGCGCCGGCAGCCTCCTCCCTGACCCTCTTCTCACTTGCTCACGCGTTCGCGGCCGGGGCCTCGCTCGTGCTCCCGCGGGGCCACACCGTCGTGGCCGACGATCTGGCCGACGCCACGCTCGTCCATGGCACACCGCGCTCCCTCCGCAGCATCGTCGATGCGATCGAAAGCGGCGCGCCACACCGGATGCGAGCAGCACTCGTCGGCGGGGCACACCTCGACGCCGGCCTGAGAAGCCGTGCCGAAGGGCTCGGTCTGCGCGTCATCGCCTACTACGGAGCGGCAGAGCTCTCGTTCGTCGCGGTCGATGTCGACGGCCGCGGACTCCGCGCGTTCCCCGGTGTCCTCCTCGAGACGCGCGGCAACGAGCTCTGGGTGCGCTCCCCCTTCGTCGCATCCTGCTATGCCGACGGCACCGGGCCGCTCCGCCGCGACGGATCGGGATGGGCGACTGTCGGCGACCGTGCCCTCCTGCGAGACGACCGACTCGAGCTGCGGGGTCGTGGCGACGACGCGATCCTCACCGCTGCCGCGACCGTCGTGCCGGAGGATGTGGAGACCGCGCTTCGCGCGATCGACGGTGTCGCCGACGCTGTCGTGTTCGGCCTGCCGCATCCCGGCATCGGCGCGCTCGTGGCGGCCGTCGTCGAACCGGACGGAACGCATCCGCTGCCCGCCGCCGCCGTGTTGCGCGCCCGCGCGGCGGAAACCCTTCTGCCGGCGCAGCTGCCACGACGCTGGTTCGCCGTCGACGCCCTTCCACGGACCGTCAGCGGCAAGCCCGCGCGCGCCGAGATCGTGCGGCGGGCGCTGGCCGGGGAGGTGAGTCGGCATGACCGCTGA
- a CDS encoding thiolase family protein, with the protein MTADPVVVAARRSPIATRGRRLSGVAVDALAAPVIRAAVDDGFDALGERRTLGDVVFGNCMGPGGNTARVAALAAGLGVQVPGMTIDRQCGSGLAAVIEAATALKAGDHRPRIAGGVESASTAPVRSIDGVGYDRAPFTPAGFPDPEMPRAADDLAAALGIDRERQDAYAALSHRRAVTAALRGAFDAEVLPFAVFGAGGDRAAGTSPAGVVDDAVGSVTERGLPRFPPLFENGTVTAGNSCRVSDGAAGVFLVPGDDRRSAPGLALRAHATVGCDPAHPGLGAAPAIAAALDRAGADLAAVAAFEIVEAFAAQLLAVLGRLGLDDADPRVCTDGGALALGHPWGASGAVSVVRLFSRLVRGGAPAGTLGVAAASVGGGMGVAAVFEVVR; encoded by the coding sequence ATGACCGCTGATCCCGTGGTCGTCGCCGCGCGCCGCAGCCCCATCGCCACCCGGGGCCGCCGGTTGAGCGGCGTCGCCGTCGACGCGCTGGCCGCCCCGGTCATCCGCGCCGCCGTCGACGACGGATTCGACGCGCTGGGGGAGCGGCGGACGCTCGGCGACGTCGTCTTCGGCAACTGCATGGGCCCGGGAGGGAACACAGCCCGGGTAGCCGCCCTTGCCGCCGGGCTCGGCGTGCAGGTGCCCGGAATGACGATCGACCGGCAGTGCGGCAGCGGCCTGGCCGCCGTGATCGAAGCGGCGACGGCGCTGAAGGCCGGCGACCACCGGCCCCGCATCGCCGGTGGCGTGGAGAGCGCCTCCACCGCGCCCGTGCGCTCGATCGACGGCGTCGGCTACGACCGGGCCCCCTTCACCCCGGCCGGCTTCCCCGACCCCGAGATGCCCCGCGCCGCCGACGATCTCGCCGCCGCCCTCGGCATCGACCGGGAGCGGCAGGATGCGTACGCCGCGCTCAGCCATCGCCGAGCGGTGACGGCCGCTCTGCGCGGGGCGTTCGACGCCGAGGTCCTCCCGTTCGCAGTGTTCGGAGCCGGCGGAGACCGCGCCGCCGGAACAAGCCCGGCCGGCGTCGTCGACGACGCCGTCGGTTCGGTCACCGAACGTGGCCTCCCCCGCTTCCCTCCGCTGTTCGAGAACGGCACCGTCACGGCCGGGAACTCCTGCCGTGTCAGCGACGGCGCCGCCGGTGTGTTCCTCGTGCCGGGCGACGACCGGCGTTCCGCGCCCGGTCTCGCCCTGCGCGCGCACGCGACCGTCGGCTGTGATCCCGCCCACCCCGGTCTCGGCGCCGCTCCGGCGATCGCCGCCGCGCTGGACCGCGCCGGCGCCGACCTCGCAGCGGTCGCGGCGTTCGAGATCGTCGAGGCGTTCGCCGCCCAGCTGCTCGCCGTGCTCGGCCGGCTCGGATTGGACGACGCCGACCCGCGTGTCTGCACCGACGGCGGCGCCCTCGCACTCGGTCACCCGTGGGGCGCCAGCGGAGCCGTGAGCGTCGTGCGGCTGTTCTCGCGCCTGGTGCGCGGCGGCGCCCCCGCCGGCACGCTCGGGGTCGCCGCGGCCTCCGTCGGTGGCGGGATGGGCGTGGCGGCCGTCTTCGAGGTGGTGCGATGA
- a CDS encoding energy-coupling factor ABC transporter ATP-binding protein, producing the protein MTADDSRRLSLQNVSVHLGDRAALDAVTLTLDQPRIAVIGANGSGKSTFARLLGGLVAPTGGRLSVHGLDPVRQSSALRRRVGIVFSNPDAQIVMPTVAEDAAFSLRAERIPRAESAARVTAALARFGLTELADRAAHDLSGGQKQLLALCGALIRRPALVIADEPTAYLDARNSRIIADHLLGDHGGQLVLVTHDLRLAGRCDVAVRFDDGRLTDLGDPAAVIDRYETSLRC; encoded by the coding sequence ATGACCGCCGACGACTCGCGCAGACTCTCGCTTCAGAACGTCAGCGTGCACCTCGGCGACCGCGCCGCGCTCGACGCCGTCACCCTCACCCTCGACCAGCCACGCATCGCGGTGATCGGCGCCAACGGCTCCGGCAAGTCCACCTTCGCCCGACTGCTCGGCGGTCTCGTCGCCCCGACCGGCGGGCGGCTGAGCGTGCACGGGCTCGACCCTGTGCGCCAGTCCTCCGCTCTGCGCCGCCGGGTCGGCATCGTGTTCAGCAACCCCGACGCGCAGATCGTCATGCCCACCGTGGCGGAGGATGCGGCCTTCTCCCTGCGCGCCGAGCGTATCCCCCGCGCCGAGAGCGCCGCCCGCGTGACGGCGGCGCTCGCCCGGTTCGGCCTGACCGAGCTCGCCGATCGCGCCGCCCACGACCTCTCCGGCGGCCAGAAGCAGCTGCTCGCGCTCTGCGGGGCGCTCATCCGCCGCCCCGCCCTGGTGATCGCCGACGAGCCGACGGCCTACCTGGATGCGCGCAACAGCCGCATCATCGCCGACCACCTCCTCGGCGATCACGGCGGCCAGCTCGTGCTCGTCACCCACGATCTGCGCCTGGCCGGCCGCTGCGATGTGGCCGTGCGTTTCGATGACGGCCGGCTGACCGACCTCGGCGACCCCGCAGCCGTGATCGACCGGTACGAGACGAGCCTGCGATGCTGA
- a CDS encoding CbiQ family ECF transporter T component, which yields MLTLYRPGSGWLHRAPAGPKAVGLLLVVLGVSLLPSTLLAAGIAALATVVGYLASGLGLRELGRQILTVRWVIVVTLGAQLLFLGIEPAIANTSRVVAALLLAALLVLTTRVSALLDAFERALRPFARVGVDPQRVALVLAVALNTVPVLGRLAGGVREAQRARGTRAGLVTFVVPFLVVSLKHADELGDTLTARGIG from the coding sequence ATGCTGACCCTCTATCGCCCGGGGTCCGGTTGGCTCCACCGCGCCCCCGCCGGGCCGAAAGCCGTCGGACTGCTGCTGGTCGTGCTCGGAGTCTCCCTGCTGCCGTCGACGCTGCTCGCGGCCGGGATCGCAGCCCTCGCCACCGTCGTCGGGTATCTGGCCTCCGGTCTCGGCCTGCGCGAGCTCGGCCGCCAGATTCTGACGGTGCGCTGGGTGATCGTGGTCACGCTGGGAGCCCAGCTGCTGTTCCTCGGCATCGAACCTGCCATCGCCAACACGTCCCGCGTGGTCGCCGCGCTGCTGCTCGCCGCCCTGCTCGTGCTCACCACACGGGTCTCCGCCCTCCTCGACGCCTTCGAGCGGGCCTTGCGGCCCTTCGCCCGGGTGGGGGTCGATCCGCAGCGGGTCGCCCTCGTTCTCGCGGTCGCCCTCAACACCGTGCCGGTTCTCGGCCGGCTCGCCGGCGGCGTGCGCGAGGCCCAGCGTGCGCGCGGCACTCGGGCAGGGCTCGTCACATTCGTCGTACCGTTCCTGGTCGTCTCGCTCAAACACGCCGACGAACTCGGCGACACTCTCACGGCGCGGGGCATCGGATGA